In the genome of Acidimicrobiia bacterium, one region contains:
- the secF gene encoding protein translocase subunit SecF, with translation MSVWRDLYRGDTRFDFFGNRRRWFTISGVIVAVSLFALVFLRLDLGVDFEGGTLVEFENPNAVSVTAVRSIVDGLDIGGGRVQEVGGQGIRVQTAQLDPADEDRLVDALAALLGEAPEDASRLSVGPTFGSQVAESALRALIVFLIVVALFMAWRLEWKMAGAALIALAHDLIFTAGIYALVGFEVSPATVIAILTILGYSLYDTVVVFDKIQENVRERGDRHAFGSIVNLSMNQVLMRSINTSLTTLIPISSLLFVGSFLLGATTLREFALALFVGVATGTYSSIFLAAPILGVWKEGEEHWIKVRRRVERKGAEDDFAPTHGATVPAASMVGATGSGAVPRPPRKRRKHRR, from the coding sequence ATGAGCGTCTGGCGCGACCTCTATCGCGGCGACACCCGGTTCGACTTCTTCGGCAACCGGAGGCGTTGGTTCACGATCTCCGGCGTGATCGTGGCGGTTTCCCTGTTCGCCCTGGTCTTCCTCCGCCTCGACCTCGGGGTCGACTTCGAGGGAGGGACGCTGGTCGAGTTCGAGAACCCCAATGCCGTTTCGGTGACTGCGGTTCGGTCGATCGTGGACGGTCTCGACATCGGGGGCGGGCGGGTCCAGGAGGTCGGTGGACAGGGGATTCGGGTGCAGACCGCCCAGCTCGACCCAGCCGACGAGGACCGGCTGGTCGACGCCCTCGCCGCACTCCTCGGCGAGGCTCCCGAGGATGCCAGTCGGTTGTCGGTTGGCCCCACCTTCGGATCGCAGGTCGCAGAGTCGGCCCTGCGGGCGCTGATCGTCTTCTTGATCGTGGTGGCGCTGTTCATGGCGTGGCGGCTCGAATGGAAGATGGCCGGGGCCGCCTTGATCGCCCTCGCCCATGACCTGATCTTCACCGCCGGGATCTACGCCCTGGTCGGTTTCGAGGTGTCGCCGGCGACGGTCATCGCCATCCTCACCATCCTCGGGTACTCGCTGTACGACACCGTGGTTGTGTTCGACAAGATCCAGGAGAACGTGCGGGAGAGGGGGGACCGCCACGCCTTCGGCTCGATCGTCAACCTCTCCATGAACCAGGTCCTGATGCGCTCCATCAACACCTCGCTGACCACGCTCATCCCCATCAGCAGCCTGCTGTTCGTGGGATCGTTCCTGCTGGGAGCCACCACGCTGCGCGAGTTCGCACTGGCGCTGTTCGTCGGGGTGGCCACCGGCACCTACTCGTCGATCTTCCTGGCGGCTCCGATCCTCGGCGTCTGGAAAGAGGGCGAGGAGCACTGGATCAAGGTTCGCCGGCGGGTGGAGCGCAAGGGAGCCGAAGACGACTTCGCTCCCACCCACGGCGCCACGGTGCCGGCGGCTTCGATGGTTGGCGCCACGGGCTCCGGGGCCGTGCCCAGGCCTCCGCGCAAGCGGCGCAAGCACCGCCGGTGA
- a CDS encoding adenine phosphoribosyltransferase: MDGLRALIRDVPDFPVPGIVFKDITPLLADPKAFAETVDLMAEPWSGDGITHVVGIEARGFILGSPLALRLGAGFVPIRKPGRLPAATLRREYLLEYGTDALEVHADAFTTADRVLVVDDVLATGGTGSAAVTLVSMLGAEVIGFGVLVELGLLEGRERIPVVTEAVIRYG, encoded by the coding sequence ATGGATGGCCTGCGCGCCCTGATTCGTGACGTCCCCGACTTTCCCGTACCCGGGATCGTCTTCAAGGACATCACACCGCTGCTGGCGGATCCCAAGGCCTTCGCCGAGACGGTCGACCTCATGGCCGAGCCGTGGTCGGGCGATGGGATAACACACGTCGTCGGGATCGAGGCCCGGGGTTTCATCCTGGGAAGCCCGCTGGCGCTGCGGCTCGGCGCCGGGTTCGTGCCGATTCGCAAACCGGGTCGCCTCCCGGCAGCGACGCTGCGGCGCGAGTATCTCCTGGAGTACGGAACCGACGCCCTTGAGGTGCATGCCGACGCCTTCACCACCGCAGACCGGGTGCTGGTCGTGGACGACGTCCTGGCCACCGGTGGGACCGGCTCGGCGGCGGTGACCCTGGTGTCGATGCTCGGCGCCGAGGTGATCGGATTCGGGGTTCTGGTCGAGTTGGGGCTCCTCGAGGGTCGGGAGCGGATTCCGGTCGTCACCGAGGCGGTGATCCGATATGGCTGA
- a CDS encoding bifunctional (p)ppGpp synthetase/guanosine-3',5'-bis(diphosphate) 3'-pyrophosphohydrolase yields MADRPQDAVMAELAPVLDGFRTHFPHASDSVIHRAYERAAAAHAGQLRKSGEPYITHPLAVTQILAGYGLDAETLAASLLHDTVEDTGLTLDEIRTEFGDTVAGLIDGVTKLDRLRYSSTEEQHAATIRKMVIAMARDVRVLLIKLADRLHNVRTISPLSSEKQQRIATETLEVYAPLAHRLGVQEIKHEMEDRCFAILQPRRHAEVLELLRARAPERDAYLTAVIDEVQAMLGEAGIAAEVTGRPKHVYSIYRKMVDGGRTFDEIHDLIGIRIVAKEVADCYAALGIAHTRWPPVHGRFKDYIAMPKFNLYQSLHTTVLGPGGRPLEVQIRTREMHDRAEQGIAAHWRYKEGGATEEDLKITGDLAETADDYDSPSEFLAGLKLDLYQDEVFVLTPGGAVKTLPRGATPVDFAYSVHTEVGHRCTGARVNGRLVPLSTRLESGDIVEVITSKSDSPSRDWLGFVRTSRAAAKIRQWFSRERREQTLIEGREQVTRLLRREGLGLKAAERDRNLADVAESLGFRDMDSMFVAVGAGNVQPGTVISRLVRLVRPDLATEDDEDEAGLLPAAPHRVTTGGVVVEGMDDMLVRVANCCTPMPGDAIVGFVTVGRGVSIHRADCTNVGALGDRSERMIEVGWSAEESGTYRAAVQVEALDRPRLLRDVTTTLSDLGANIVSSFSGTNRDRVAILRFEIELSDVTTLDRALTEMKSVDGVYDAYRLLPGRTD; encoded by the coding sequence ATGGCTGACCGGCCCCAGGACGCCGTCATGGCAGAGCTGGCCCCGGTGCTCGACGGATTCAGGACCCACTTCCCTCACGCCTCGGACAGCGTCATCCACCGCGCCTACGAGAGGGCGGCAGCCGCCCATGCCGGGCAGCTCCGCAAGTCGGGCGAGCCCTACATCACGCACCCCCTCGCCGTGACCCAGATCCTCGCCGGGTACGGCCTCGACGCCGAGACCCTGGCGGCCTCGCTGTTGCACGACACCGTCGAGGACACCGGGCTCACCCTCGACGAGATCCGTACCGAGTTCGGCGACACCGTCGCCGGCCTCATCGACGGCGTCACCAAGCTCGACCGGCTCCGTTACTCGTCGACCGAGGAACAGCACGCCGCAACCATCCGCAAGATGGTCATCGCCATGGCGCGCGACGTGCGCGTGCTGCTCATCAAGCTGGCCGATCGCCTTCACAACGTGAGGACGATCAGCCCCCTCTCCAGCGAGAAGCAGCAGCGCATCGCCACCGAGACCCTCGAGGTGTACGCACCCCTGGCACACCGTCTGGGCGTGCAGGAGATCAAGCACGAGATGGAGGACCGGTGTTTCGCCATCCTCCAGCCTCGTCGCCACGCCGAGGTGCTGGAGCTCTTGCGGGCGCGCGCACCCGAGCGCGACGCCTATCTGACGGCGGTGATCGACGAGGTACAGGCCATGCTCGGCGAGGCGGGGATCGCCGCCGAGGTGACGGGTCGACCGAAGCACGTCTACTCGATCTATCGCAAGATGGTCGATGGCGGTCGGACGTTCGACGAGATCCACGACCTGATCGGGATCCGGATCGTGGCCAAGGAGGTCGCCGACTGTTACGCCGCCCTCGGGATCGCCCACACCCGCTGGCCGCCGGTGCATGGACGGTTCAAGGATTACATCGCCATGCCCAAGTTCAACCTCTATCAGAGCCTGCACACGACCGTGCTCGGGCCCGGCGGCCGGCCACTCGAGGTCCAGATCCGGACCCGGGAGATGCACGACCGGGCCGAGCAGGGGATCGCCGCCCACTGGCGCTACAAGGAGGGCGGGGCCACCGAAGAGGACCTGAAGATCACCGGTGACCTTGCCGAGACCGCCGACGACTACGACAGTCCCAGTGAGTTCCTCGCCGGCCTCAAGCTGGACCTCTACCAGGACGAGGTCTTCGTGCTCACCCCGGGAGGTGCCGTGAAGACCCTCCCGCGCGGGGCCACGCCGGTAGACTTCGCCTACTCGGTGCACACCGAGGTCGGGCACCGGTGCACCGGAGCGCGGGTCAACGGTCGCCTGGTCCCGCTGAGCACCCGTCTCGAGTCGGGTGACATCGTCGAGGTGATCACTTCGAAGTCGGACTCACCCAGCCGCGACTGGCTGGGGTTCGTCCGGACCTCACGGGCGGCGGCGAAGATCCGTCAGTGGTTCAGCAGGGAGCGGCGGGAGCAGACCCTCATCGAGGGTCGGGAGCAGGTGACCCGGCTGCTGCGGCGAGAAGGTCTCGGCCTCAAGGCGGCGGAGAGGGACCGCAACCTGGCGGATGTGGCCGAGTCGCTCGGATTCAGGGACATGGATTCGATGTTCGTCGCCGTGGGCGCCGGGAACGTCCAGCCGGGCACGGTGATCAGCCGCCTGGTGCGGCTGGTTCGTCCCGACCTGGCGACGGAGGACGACGAAGACGAGGCCGGCCTCCTTCCGGCGGCGCCGCACCGCGTGACGACGGGCGGTGTCGTGGTCGAGGGCATGGACGACATGCTGGTCAGGGTGGCCAACTGTTGCACCCCGATGCCGGGTGACGCCATCGTCGGCTTCGTGACCGTGGGCCGCGGTGTGTCGATCCATAGGGCCGACTGCACCAACGTCGGCGCCCTGGGGGATCGATCGGAGCGGATGATCGAGGTCGGCTGGTCGGCCGAGGAGTCGGGGACCTATCGCGCCGCGGTGCAGGTCGAGGCCCTCGACCGCCCGCGCCTGCTGCGAGACGTGACCACGACCCTCTCGGACCTGGGAGCGAACATCGTCTCCTCGTTCAGCGGCACCAATCGCGATCGGGTGGCCATCCTTCGGTTCGAGATCGAGCTCTCCGACGTGACCACCCTCGATCGCGCCCTGACCGAGATGAAGTCGGTCGACGGCGTCTACGACGCCTACCGGCTGCTGCCGGGGAGGACTGACTAG
- a CDS encoding carboxypeptidase regulatory-like domain-containing protein: MSTSSGSAARRAEDGFTIVEAMVAVTVLALGIVLTMQPLLGAMHRVNDARVVLVAENLAQAEVEAIRALDYGDVGLPGRTPSGVLTEDRTITVEGRDYQIEVDIRYAGSFTGLTVVPQGGDGVQGSWDPGVDYKMVVVTVTAEGRDTDPVVMETIVAPRQIGAHEGIANARVYVVAYEPFATGGMALPILSIQNGVGSTISSAMSATEQVFPAIPTGAYTVILGQANGWVIHPDDVVAGLTEITAASGTLVETTLRVYRPATLIAEVVDASTGSAIADARITLNHLESGRITSLDAGVYTAEGLLPGAYDISVTADGHLPWSASSLNVPAGYPDPVHLLTVAMEPIVVTTTTSTTTTTVAGSTTTTTVGGTSTTTSTSTTTTVAVPTATVLVTVRDNTNRVVNGATVTASHPSGGETGGYTDSRGEVLLTLEAGVSYTVTASTDWGHGPKSGSVTPGSQANLDLKLTRPSGKGTMVLKGGTQAEFLFREVGISTWKVMPSSYLGEASFVGYAGTYDVAKRCLANGAVLGQRTASVAADRNRSVTIRGGTCP, encoded by the coding sequence GTGAGCACATCAAGCGGCTCCGCGGCGCGTCGCGCCGAAGACGGGTTCACCATCGTCGAGGCGATGGTGGCCGTGACCGTGCTCGCCCTCGGGATCGTTCTCACCATGCAGCCCCTTCTCGGTGCCATGCATCGCGTCAACGATGCTCGCGTGGTCCTGGTGGCCGAGAACCTGGCCCAGGCCGAGGTGGAGGCGATCCGCGCCCTCGACTACGGCGACGTCGGGCTTCCCGGTCGAACCCCTTCCGGAGTCCTCACCGAGGACCGCACCATCACCGTCGAGGGCCGTGACTATCAGATCGAGGTCGATATCCGGTACGCCGGGTCGTTCACCGGGCTCACCGTCGTCCCCCAGGGCGGTGATGGCGTGCAGGGAAGCTGGGATCCGGGCGTGGACTACAAGATGGTCGTCGTCACGGTCACCGCCGAGGGGCGAGACACCGACCCCGTGGTGATGGAGACCATCGTCGCCCCCCGCCAGATCGGCGCCCACGAGGGGATCGCCAACGCCCGGGTGTATGTGGTGGCGTACGAACCGTTCGCCACGGGAGGGATGGCACTGCCGATCCTCTCCATCCAGAATGGTGTCGGGTCGACCATCTCGTCGGCCATGTCGGCCACGGAGCAGGTGTTCCCGGCGATACCGACCGGGGCCTACACGGTGATCCTCGGGCAGGCCAACGGATGGGTGATCCACCCCGACGACGTCGTCGCCGGGCTCACCGAGATCACGGCGGCCTCGGGGACCCTGGTGGAGACCACTCTGCGGGTGTACCGCCCGGCGACCTTGATCGCAGAGGTCGTCGATGCTTCCACGGGGTCGGCCATCGCCGACGCCCGGATCACCCTCAACCACCTGGAGAGCGGACGGATCACCTCGCTCGACGCCGGGGTCTACACCGCCGAGGGCCTGCTTCCCGGCGCCTACGACATCTCGGTGACCGCCGACGGCCACCTGCCCTGGTCGGCATCCTCGCTCAACGTGCCGGCCGGGTATCCGGATCCGGTGCATCTGCTGACCGTCGCCATGGAACCGATCGTGGTCACCACCACCACGAGCACGACGACGACCACGGTGGCAGGCAGCACGACCACAACCACCGTGGGGGGCACCAGCACCACCACCAGCACGAGCACGACGACCACCGTGGCCGTCCCCACCGCCACCGTGCTGGTGACGGTCCGCGACAACACCAACCGTGTGGTGAACGGCGCAACGGTCACGGCCAGCCACCCTTCGGGCGGCGAGACCGGCGGCTACACGGACTCCCGCGGCGAGGTGCTGCTCACCCTCGAGGCCGGCGTGAGCTACACGGTCACCGCATCGACCGACTGGGGTCACGGCCCCAAGTCCGGATCGGTGACCCCTGGGTCCCAGGCGAACCTCGATCTCAAGCTCACACGCCCCTCGGGCAAGGGGACGATGGTGCTCAAGGGTGGAACCCAGGCCGAGTTCCTCTTCCGCGAGGTGGGGATCAGCACCTGGAAGGTGATGCCCAGCAGCTACCTCGGCGAGGCTTCGTTCGTGGGCTACGCCGGGACCTACGACGTGGCCAAGCGATGCCTGGCCAACGGGGCGGTCCTCGGTCAGCGGACCGCCAGCGTCGCCGCCGACCGCAACCGATCGGTCACGATCAGGGGCGGAACCTGCCCGTGA
- a CDS encoding MBL fold metallo-hydrolase — protein MLIDGASLWLAETNSWVFAAERGGLAVVIDAPPDPDGVGALLARHELTPVALLATHGHADHIGGAGDVVSRFAMSAYLHPDDGWLATDPREQLKALWGMLPPGEFSSPQRWESLSDGAVLALAGFEVEVIHTPGHTPGHCCFHVPAEGALFSGDQLFAGSIGRTDLPGGDHGALMRSMGERIVTLPEETVVLPGHGPTTTLAQELATNPFLERFRK, from the coding sequence ATGCTGATCGATGGCGCCTCCCTGTGGCTGGCCGAGACGAACTCGTGGGTGTTCGCCGCCGAGAGGGGGGGCCTGGCGGTTGTGATCGACGCTCCCCCCGATCCCGATGGCGTCGGAGCCCTGCTCGCCCGTCACGAGCTGACCCCGGTGGCGTTGCTGGCCACCCACGGGCACGCCGACCACATCGGCGGGGCCGGCGATGTCGTCTCGCGGTTCGCCATGAGTGCCTACCTGCATCCCGACGACGGGTGGCTGGCAACCGACCCCAGAGAGCAGCTGAAGGCCCTCTGGGGGATGCTGCCGCCGGGCGAGTTCTCCTCACCCCAGCGTTGGGAGTCACTGTCCGACGGCGCCGTCCTCGCCCTCGCCGGGTTCGAGGTCGAGGTGATCCACACTCCGGGCCACACTCCGGGCCACTGCTGCTTCCACGTTCCGGCAGAGGGTGCCCTGTTCAGCGGCGACCAACTGTTCGCAGGATCGATCGGTCGCACCGACCTCCCGGGCGGCGACCATGGGGCGCTGATGCGAAGCATGGGCGAGCGAATCGTCACCCTTCCCGAGGAGACGGTGGTCCTGCCCGGACATGGGCCCACCACTACCCTGGCGCAGGAGCTCGCCACCAATCCCTTCCTCGAGCGTTTCCGCAAGTGA
- the hisS gene encoding histidine--tRNA ligase, with the protein MIPRLKGTDDILPPDSERWRRLLRAFDELAERYGYDLAVMPAIESTELFARGVGESTEVVEKQMYTFTDRGGRSVTLRPEFTAGIVRAYVDSGASGVLKLAASGPQFRYERPQRGRRRQFFQVDLEYLGEPGPNADVEVIEFSHRLLTMLEVPEPQVLLNSIGDPADRAAYRVVLLDFLAGVEGELSPDARRRLADNPLRVLDSKADAEVVADAPVPLDHLGGEAASHFAKVRAGLESLGVPYALAPRLVRGLDYYNRTVFELVSPGFEAAQASLGGGGRYDPLAEMIGADRPVPAVGVALGCDRIVAAMPGPASGRLDLFVALADPEQYGEAERWVSDLRARGLRVDWSPGGSLKAQFRAADRCGAAVAAVVGGEWNAGEVTVKDLTTGEQSVVEIEEVLAWLQR; encoded by the coding sequence GTGATTCCCCGGCTCAAAGGCACCGACGACATCCTTCCCCCCGACTCCGAGCGGTGGCGGCGGCTGCTGCGCGCCTTCGACGAGCTCGCCGAGCGCTACGGATACGACCTGGCGGTGATGCCGGCCATCGAGAGCACCGAGCTGTTCGCCCGGGGCGTCGGCGAGTCCACCGAGGTGGTGGAGAAGCAGATGTACACGTTCACCGACCGTGGCGGCCGCTCGGTGACGCTGCGTCCCGAGTTCACCGCGGGGATAGTGCGCGCATATGTCGATTCGGGTGCCTCCGGCGTGTTGAAGCTGGCGGCATCCGGGCCCCAGTTCCGCTACGAGCGCCCGCAGCGCGGTCGCCGGCGCCAGTTCTTCCAGGTCGACCTGGAGTATCTCGGCGAACCCGGGCCGAACGCCGATGTGGAGGTGATCGAGTTCTCCCACCGCCTGCTCACCATGCTCGAGGTGCCGGAACCGCAGGTGCTGCTCAACTCGATCGGAGATCCAGCCGATCGAGCCGCCTACCGGGTGGTGCTCCTCGACTTCCTGGCGGGTGTCGAGGGGGAGCTGTCGCCCGACGCCAGACGCCGACTCGCCGACAATCCGCTTCGGGTGCTCGATTCCAAGGCCGACGCCGAGGTGGTTGCGGACGCCCCGGTGCCGCTCGATCATCTCGGCGGGGAAGCCGCATCTCACTTCGCCAAGGTGCGGGCCGGGCTGGAGTCGCTGGGGGTTCCCTACGCGCTGGCTCCGAGGCTGGTGCGCGGCCTCGACTACTACAACCGCACCGTATTCGAACTGGTGTCGCCGGGCTTCGAGGCGGCACAGGCATCCCTCGGGGGAGGAGGTCGCTACGACCCTCTCGCCGAGATGATCGGGGCCGACCGGCCGGTTCCCGCCGTGGGCGTCGCCCTCGGCTGTGACCGGATCGTGGCCGCCATGCCCGGTCCCGCCTCGGGGCGTCTCGACCTCTTCGTGGCGCTCGCCGATCCGGAGCAGTACGGAGAGGCCGAGCGGTGGGTCAGCGACCTGCGGGCCCGCGGCCTGCGGGTCGACTGGTCTCCCGGCGGATCATTGAAAGCCCAGTTCCGGGCCGCCGACCGTTGCGGTGCGGCGGTGGCAGCCGTCGTCGGCGGTGAGTGGAACGCCGGTGAGGTCACGGTCAAGGACCTGACAACCGGTGAACAGTCGGTGGTGGAGATCGAGGAGGTGCTCGCTTGGCTACAGAGGTGA
- the aspS gene encoding aspartate--tRNA ligase: protein MRTARAGELRSPDSGRQVRLAGWVAARRDHGGIRFFDLRDGSGLVQVVIDPMLDAALADRAQALRDEFCVRVEGTVRIRPEGTANPELGSGEVEVAATGLEVLSTSDPLPFQIDDRAEIDEMRRLEFRYLDLRRPRVARNLIARSRAMGAIRTSMLEQGFLEVETPTLVKSTPEGARDVLVPSRHRPGSFYALPQSPQLFKQLLMVGGVERYYQLARCYRDEDFRSDRQIEFTQLDLEGAFWDREGVFAAVEPVIGATVAALRGESVSAPFPRLTWDEAMARYGSDKPDLRFGMEIVDLGEVFAGSGFQAFASALAEGGMVAGIDAGRQDLSRSGLDSLVESAKTLGARGLVWMVVEEGGVLRSPITKFLSPDEQAKVIGAFGAAPGDLLLIVADDRRKVLPVLGALRLDMGRPDGHSELRFVWVVDFPVFAVDDEGGLSPEHHPFTAPHSVEEMRSSPQTALARAYDLVVNGVELGSGSERIHDPATQKEVFDILGISDEEAENRFGWFLRALRYGTPPHAGFAFGLDRLVMVLQDEPNIREVMPFPKTQSGFDPMTASPGPVDDTQLVELGIDLRPEVRVALTGEVPAG from the coding sequence ATGAGGACGGCGCGCGCCGGCGAGCTGCGTTCCCCGGACAGCGGCCGACAGGTGCGGCTGGCCGGCTGGGTGGCTGCTCGCCGTGATCACGGTGGCATCCGCTTCTTCGATCTGCGAGACGGCAGCGGCCTGGTCCAGGTGGTGATCGATCCGATGCTCGATGCCGCCCTCGCCGACCGGGCGCAGGCCCTGCGCGACGAGTTCTGCGTGCGGGTCGAGGGAACGGTGCGCATCAGGCCCGAGGGCACGGCCAACCCCGAGCTCGGCTCGGGGGAGGTGGAGGTGGCGGCCACCGGGCTGGAGGTGCTGTCGACCTCGGACCCGTTGCCCTTCCAGATCGACGACCGCGCCGAGATCGACGAGATGCGTCGGCTCGAGTTCAGGTACCTGGACCTCCGCCGGCCAAGAGTGGCCCGCAACCTGATCGCCCGGTCGCGTGCGATGGGGGCGATTCGAACTTCGATGCTGGAGCAGGGGTTCCTCGAGGTGGAGACACCGACCCTCGTGAAGTCGACGCCAGAAGGGGCCCGTGACGTACTGGTGCCCAGCCGGCATCGTCCCGGCAGCTTCTACGCCCTGCCCCAGTCGCCGCAGCTGTTCAAGCAATTGCTCATGGTCGGGGGGGTGGAGCGGTACTACCAGCTTGCCCGCTGCTATCGGGACGAGGACTTCCGTTCCGACCGTCAGATCGAGTTCACCCAGCTCGACCTCGAGGGGGCGTTCTGGGACCGGGAGGGGGTGTTCGCCGCGGTGGAGCCGGTCATCGGGGCGACCGTCGCCGCCCTGCGTGGGGAGTCCGTTTCGGCACCGTTTCCCCGGCTCACCTGGGACGAGGCCATGGCCCGCTACGGATCGGACAAGCCCGACCTCCGTTTCGGCATGGAGATCGTCGACCTCGGCGAGGTGTTCGCCGGCAGCGGTTTTCAGGCGTTCGCCTCGGCTCTCGCCGAAGGGGGGATGGTCGCCGGGATCGACGCCGGGAGGCAGGATCTGTCGCGCTCCGGCCTCGACTCCCTGGTGGAGAGCGCCAAGACCCTCGGTGCCCGCGGCCTGGTGTGGATGGTGGTGGAGGAGGGCGGGGTGTTGCGATCCCCGATCACCAAGTTCCTGAGCCCCGATGAGCAGGCGAAGGTGATCGGTGCCTTCGGGGCGGCACCGGGTGATCTGCTCCTGATCGTCGCCGACGACCGCCGGAAGGTGCTTCCGGTCCTGGGTGCGCTGCGTCTCGACATGGGCCGGCCCGACGGCCACTCCGAGCTCAGGTTCGTCTGGGTGGTCGACTTCCCGGTGTTCGCAGTGGACGACGAGGGGGGGCTCAGCCCGGAGCATCATCCATTCACGGCCCCGCACTCGGTCGAGGAGATGCGCTCCAGTCCCCAGACCGCCCTGGCGCGCGCCTACGACCTGGTGGTGAACGGCGTCGAGCTGGGCTCGGGCAGCGAGCGGATCCACGACCCCGCCACCCAGAAGGAGGTGTTCGACATCCTGGGGATCTCCGACGAGGAGGCCGAGAACCGGTTCGGGTGGTTCCTGAGGGCGCTGCGTTACGGCACCCCTCCGCACGCCGGGTTCGCCTTCGGCCTCGACCGGCTGGTCATGGTGCTCCAGGATGAGCCCAACATCCGCGAGGTGATGCCGTTTCCCAAGACGCAGAGCGGATTCGATCCGATGACGGCTAGCCCGGGGCCGGTGGACGACACCCAGCTGGTGGAGCTGGGGATCGACCTCCGCCCGGAAGTGAGGGTCGCCCTCACCGGGGAGGTGCCGGCCGGTTGA
- a CDS encoding replication-associated recombination protein A, which translates to MDDLFAADREARRRGAEPLAARMRPRTLNEVVGQSHLLAPGAAFGEMVRAGRPVSMILWGPPGTGKTTLALLVAEASAAAFEPLSATSAGVKDVREVLAAARHRLEESGRRTVLFLDEIHRFTKAQQDALLPGVEAGTVILVGATTENPFFEVNSPLISRSTLFRLEPLTTAEVEGLIDRAFRDPRGVTDPPSITPEGRALLAGRCGGDARLALTALEVAALVAAGRGDEAVGEAAVAEALQRRIIPYDRAGDRHFDVISAFIKSMRGSDPDAAAYWLQTMIAAGEDPEFIARRMVVLASEDIGPADSRALLVAVAAAQAVQFVGLPEAAYALHHAALYLSAAPKSNSVAGLLAAAGEAVESSAGADVPPHLRSTGYRGAKVLGHGEGYLYPHDHPEGLVAQQYLPDGMEDLVLYHPKDAGAEPSMAERVAAADRVGRRRRRR; encoded by the coding sequence ATGGACGACCTCTTCGCCGCCGACCGCGAGGCCCGGCGGCGCGGCGCCGAGCCGCTGGCGGCGCGGATGCGCCCCCGAACCCTGAACGAGGTCGTCGGGCAGTCCCATCTGCTTGCGCCAGGGGCGGCCTTCGGGGAGATGGTGCGTGCCGGCCGCCCGGTGTCGATGATCCTCTGGGGCCCGCCCGGAACCGGAAAGACGACGCTCGCCCTTCTCGTGGCCGAGGCGTCGGCGGCGGCGTTCGAGCCGCTGTCGGCGACGTCGGCCGGGGTCAAGGACGTGCGCGAGGTGCTCGCCGCCGCCCGCCACCGGCTCGAGGAGTCGGGACGGCGAACCGTCCTCTTCCTCGACGAGATCCACAGGTTCACCAAGGCCCAGCAGGATGCCCTGCTTCCCGGAGTGGAGGCGGGAACGGTGATCCTGGTCGGAGCGACCACCGAGAACCCGTTCTTCGAGGTGAACTCGCCGCTGATCTCACGCAGCACGCTGTTTCGCCTGGAGCCGCTGACCACAGCCGAGGTCGAGGGCTTGATCGATCGAGCGTTCCGCGATCCGAGGGGAGTGACGGATCCGCCCTCCATCACCCCGGAGGGACGCGCCCTGCTGGCGGGACGATGCGGAGGCGACGCCCGGCTGGCACTCACCGCCCTCGAGGTGGCCGCCCTGGTGGCCGCCGGACGCGGCGACGAAGCGGTGGGGGAGGCGGCGGTGGCAGAGGCCCTGCAGCGTCGGATCATCCCCTACGACCGCGCCGGTGACCGGCACTTCGACGTGATCTCTGCCTTCATCAAGAGCATGCGCGGCTCCGACCCGGACGCCGCCGCCTACTGGTTGCAGACCATGATCGCTGCGGGCGAGGATCCCGAGTTCATCGCTCGACGCATGGTGGTCCTGGCGTCGGAGGACATCGGCCCGGCCGACTCCAGGGCGCTCCTGGTGGCCGTGGCCGCCGCCCAGGCGGTGCAGTTCGTGGGGCTTCCCGAGGCGGCATACGCCCTCCACCATGCCGCCCTCTACCTTTCGGCGGCGCCCAAGTCGAACTCGGTGGCCGGCCTGTTGGCAGCAGCAGGGGAGGCGGTGGAGTCCTCGGCCGGTGCCGACGTGCCGCCCCACCTCCGCTCCACCGGATATCGGGGGGCCAAGGTGCTCGGCCACGGGGAGGGGTACCTGTATCCACACGATCACCCGGAGGGTCTGGTCGCCCAGCAGTACCTCCCCGACGGGATGGAGGACCTGGTCCTCTATCACCCGAAGGATGCCGGGGCCGAGCCCTCCATGGCCGAGCGGGTAGCCGCCGCCGACCGGGTCGGCCGCAGGCGCCGCCGCCGCTGA